Below is a window of Vibrio sp. SS-MA-C1-2 DNA.
CGTATCATCCTCTAACTTTAATAACCGAACTCTCGCTTTAACTAAGGTCTCCTCTAGATCCCCCGCAAAACCACAACCATGTTGGAAAACAGCTAAGCCAATCCCTTTATTGCTATCGTCTCCACATTTTCCATAGGTTTCTAATTTTTTATAGTAATCTGAGAGCTCTTCTGCTCTTGCCAACATCTTATCCAGCACTAACTCTTGATGCATTGGTGCACCAGTTAAAGAGATCGAATCAGGTCTTAATAGATGTGATTTTTTAAATGCCAGCGTATCGATCCCGACTTGTTTGGCGAGATGTCCAATATGGGTTTCCATCGAAAAACAAGTTTGTGGAGAACCAAAGCCTCTAAATGCGCCAGTAGGTACCGTATTTGTTCGATAGGCTGTTCCTGTTACTCGAACATTGGGGATATCATAAACATTGGTTGCAGTCGTAATCGCTCGTTGAATAACAATGCCTGAAAGACTAAAAAATGCCCCGCTATTCACCGCAAGATTCACTTCCATCGCGATAATTTTATTATTTTTATCTAATCCAGTGCGATAACGAAAACGTGACGGATGTCGTTTTGAAGAGAACGCGATATCTTCTTGTCGATCTAATATCACCCGCACTGGACGTTTAAGTTTATTAACCGCAACCGCAACGGGTGCCGCTAATACATCTGGATAATCTTCTTTACCACCAAACCCGCCACCAGTGGGCGTTTGAATTGCTCGAACATTATCATGACCTAATACGACAGCCATACAATGATGAACATACCAAGGACATTGCATCGAGCCCTCGATTACCACTTTCCCTTGTTGATAAAAGCCAACAACACCTTGAGTCTCAAGATAAATATGCTCTTGATACCCTGTTGTACACTCTTCTTCAATAATAGTTTCCGCTAATTCAAAACCTTGATCAATATCACCTCGATTGATGGTATGCGTATCAAAAATATTACTCTCACCTTGTATTGCCCCACCGATTAAATTTTCTGACTCTTCAATCGAGTAAATGGGTGTTTTCTCAATATACTCCACTGAGATTTGCTGCAAAATTTGGTCAATAACGTTAGGTTCTTCACCCACAACAAGAAAGATAACTTGTCCGACATGAAAAACCTCGTTTTCAGCAAAAGCGGGCCAATCGAGTTCAACAATAGGAAGTGCATTTTGTCCGGGTATATCGTCGGCACCGAAGATATAATACCCATCAGGGAGGGTGGGAAGAGTAATATTTTTAATTATCGCACGAGGAGAGGTTGAGCGGTAAAATCGTCCGTGTAATAAATTGTCGTATTGGCGATCAGCAATAAACTTTGCTTCGCCTGTTGCTTCTGACCATTTAAATCTATTATTAATTTTTTCCATAACAAGACCTTCTATCCTGTTTAAAATGGCTGCCTAATAGCAGCCATTTTATATTTAGAAATTAATCTAAATTATCCATTCTTTGCCATACACGTTTAGCGACCTTACGTGCTTCAGCATAAATTGGTTCAATATCAAATGGGAATTCACGATCTTGATATACAAATCGACCTTCAACCATTACTGAGTTTACATTTCCTGCATTCAATGCAAAAGCAAAGTGCCCAGGTAAATTGTCAGCCACAAATGGCGTTGGACTGGTATAATCGCAGACCGTTAAATCTGCTTTATATCCCGCTTCCAAACGACCAAATTGTGAACCAAAGTTACGAGCTAATAGCTCATTACCATTATATAGGTGACGTAAGAAGCTATCTGGCCATAACGGACCATTTGCATCACGATGTTTAAAGAATGCAAACTTCAGCTCTTCAAACATATCCGCACCAATACCATCCGTACCGAGCGCCACATTTTTAAACTTAGTCAGTTTATGGTTGTATCCCACACCATTGTTCATATTTGAACGTGCATTATGAACAAGGAATGCATCACGATCATTTAAGATATCAATGTCGTTGTCTGATAAGAACAGACCATGCGCTAATAAAGTCTTATTATTAATTAGGCCAAAGCTATCTAAACGCTCAACAATATCTTGTCCATAATGGTGATGACTATGAGAAACATCATAAAGATCTTCAGCACAATGAATATGCAAACCACGCCCTGTGGCTTGAATCGCTTCTTGCAACATAGATAAACCATCATTTGTGACAGTAAATGGTGCATGAGCCCCGATATGAGCTTCAACTAAGTGTGGCACTTTTCCTTTTTCAGCATCAATTAACTGAGCAAAAGCAATATTCTCTTCGACACCGGCTTGCATTTCAGCTACACCACCATTACGATCGGTGGTTTCAAAACAAGTCATACCGCGTAAACCTACATCTAAGAAGCTTTTACGCAATGTCGCTAAAGATCCACCAATATAGTTTGGTGATGCATGGTGATCGATAACCGACGTTGTCCCGCTACGAATCGCTTCTAATGAGCAGACCATACCGCTGTAATAAAGTGCTTCTTCATCAAGTGATCTATCTACCTTCCACCATAAATTTTTCAAGGTAGAGATAAAGTCAGGGCTTGGCTTGATATCCGCCATGATGCCGCGCGATAAACCTGAATAAAAGTGATTATGAGAACAGACGATTCCCGGCATCACTAACTTGCCCTTCATATCTTTGACTTGAGCTTGAGGATAATTAGCCGCAATATTAGAACCTACTGCAACAATAAGATCGTTATCAACAACGATATCAACCCCTTCTTGTACCAATGCCGGTTCAAATTGAATCGCAGTGGCATTTTTCAATACTAACATTTGATTACTCCTCAACAGCGCCTAATAGATAGTGATGGTTTTGGTGAACATAAGTGATAATGTCGCACATTTCAGCCAAAGCTGTTGGCGCATTGGCAACTTTTCCTTGGTTATCAATAGATAAAGTATAAGTTTCACCTTCAAGACGAACCAATAACTCTTTATCCTCAACGTAGAAGCCTGGGTTTGTGCTATCTGCAAAATCACCACGTAGGCTGTAGATAGTTACCTTATCTTTATAAGGCTTGCTATCCCAAGGACAGAAGCGAGCACAGTTACCACACTCATTACAGTAAGCATCTAAATGTAATGTTTGATACGGGTCACGGAAGCCAGGAATTGGTAAAGAGATGTTAGCGCGGTTAGGACAAACATCCACACACTTGCTACATACATATGAACACTCTAAGCAACGCTCCGCTTCTTGTGCAATAAAGGCATCTTTATCATCAGCAGCAATAAGTTGCACTGGGATTTGACCTTTACGAGCATAAACTTCGGCTACTTTAACTTCTGACGTCACATCAAATTGATCAAACACTTTTTGCTCGCGCGCTAAAATAGTATCAGCGGCTTTACGACCACCTGAAATTGCGCTAACAATTGATGATGGACCTGTCGCGGCATCCCCCATTAGGAACACATTCTCAACACCAGTTTCACAGGTTTCTGCATTGACTTCAGGCCAACCATCAGTCCCCATTGGGATACCCATCTTGGTTAACACATCACGGTTAGCTTGCTCACCAACAGCGGTAATCATTGCATCAATTTGTAATTCAACTGTCTTATCCGTTGCAACAGGACGACGACGACCACCTTGATCGGGTTCACCTAACTCCATAACACGAGCGGTTAACTTGCCATTGGTTTCGAAGCTTTCAGGGTTAGTTAAGAACATGAACTTAACGCCATCTTCAACCGCTTCTTCATACTCTTCTTTATAAGCAGGCATTTCAGCTAGTGTACGACGATAAATTACTGTCACCTCTTCCACACCTGGCACTTTAAGCGCCGCACGAGCACTGTCCATCGCAGTATTACCCGCACCAACAACCGCAACATGACGACCTAATGATGCCACTTCTCCATCATTGAATTCACGTAAGAACTCTAATGATTTATGGATGTTCTGGTTTTCACCACTGATTTGGATTGGATTACCTTTGTTTGCACCTATACCTAAGCAAACATACTTATAGCCACTCGCTTTTAATGCATCAACGGTAATGTCATCTTTGCAGCCATATTCAAATTGAACACCGTGATTGGCAACAAACTCAATATCATGTTCAATCGATTCAGCAGGAATACGGAACTGAGGAATGATATTTTTAACCACACCACCTGCATTTTGTTCCTTCTCAAACAACGTGACAGGGTAACCTGCGCGAGCCATAAAATAGGCTGCTGATAATCCAGCGGGCCCTGCACCGATAACAGCAACGGGTTGTTTGTCATTTATTGCTGGTTGATGCCATTTCGCTTGATACTCATCCCAACCTTTTTCAAGAGCAATTTTCTTCATTTCACGAATATTCAATGCACCATCATAATCTCGACGAGTACAGTTGTACTGGCACTGATGGTCACAGATCTCACCGGTAATTGCTGGTAATGCGTTACGTGCATAGATTAGCTCTAATGCTTGAACATACTTCTGTTCACCCATCAAACGAATATACTCAGGGATATCCTGACTAATTGGACATGCCGTGACACAAGGTGCAACATAACAATCTGTTAATGGCACACTCTCTTTAACGGTAATCTCTTCAGGACCGCGCCACTCTTTCTGGGTATATTCCATTGAAAGTGATTTAGCTGCTAATGCTTCAAGCTTCACTAAATCAATCTTATTATTAGCCCAATCATCACTGCTATCTAACTCTTCAGCACAATCAACAAGACGTAAATAACCGCCAGGCTTCAATAAATCTGTCGCCATTGTGATTGGACGAATACCGGTTTCAAAAATCTCTTTGATATTGAATTTTGCGGCACCACCTGAGTAAGAGATAGGTAAAGTTCCATTAAATTCACGAGAAAGCTCTAAAGCAACATTAATTGATAATGGAAATAGTGCACGACCAGACATGTACATTTCATCGCCAGGTAACACGCCTTTTAAGTTCATTGTGCCTAATGTATTGGTTAACTTAACACCAAAGCCCAATTGTTTCTCTTTACCTAAATCAACTAAACGATGAAGCATCGCTTTTGCATCTTCAATCTTAAGATCATGAGAAAAAGCTTCTTCACTTAAGCCGATATAATCAAAACCACTGTTGTCTAAAATTTCACGTACACGTTTAAAGCCAAGAAGTGTTGGGTTTAATTTTACAAATGTATTGATGCCTTTCTCTTCCAACATATAGCGACAGATCGCTTCAATTTCATGTGGAGGACAACCATGCATCGTCGATAAGGTCACGCCTTCAACTAATTTCGTTGGAATCGCATCAGGTAGCGCTTGCAGACGATCAGCTCGATCTTCTAAACCCATTGATTTTAAAAACGCTTCATCATTCACCCAGCGGCGAAGTTCTTCTTTATGAGCAGCAAAAACATCACTGTTGCTTGAATCCATCATGTTATCGATAAATTGCTGCATTGGTGCTGTTTTAATGCCATCTAAGTCATAACCGACACTCATATTAAAAGTGAACGATTTTGCTTCTCCACTCATGCGTGGGTCAAAAATTTCTTCTAATAGGTAAAGCGCCATCCAAGCTTTTACATACTCATCATAAGCTTTAACTAAAGTAAACTCTGTCGACCATTCTGTATTAAAACACTCATCTTCTGCATCAATACAGGGTTTTTCAAGTTCTAATCGGTCTAGTTTCTGAACTGTTTTAAGTTCCATGAAACGACCACCCGCTAACCAAGAGGCAATAATATTTTGAGTTAGCTGAGTGTGAGGACCTGCTGCTGGACCAATTGGTGTTTCACATGTTTCACCAAAGACATCAATTTTTCTTTCATCTCTTTTTTGGTAAAACTGCTTCTGTGGGATCCCAAAAATAGATTGGCTCTCTTTATATTCGCAAAAAACACGATTTAAGATCTCACCAAATGGTACGGGACGCATAATGTCACCCATATTACTCTCCTTGCTTCTGCAATAAGATCAAACAGTTATCATCATTGTTATTCTGTTGATCATGGTAAATGCTAATAGTTCAATCACTCGGTATAACCTGTGATAATGATATTTAAACGAATTAACTTTTATTCTTGATATACAAAGAGCAACAATCGAGCCAAAAAGTCATAACACAATAAGAAAGGGATATTTTTCGTGATGGGAGTCTAATCTTAGGATCAGATTGTGAGTTGGCTCAAAATAAAAAAAAGGGTCTATTTTGAGCCAAATGAGAATGATAACTAACAAACAAGATGGCTTTATCAATTAGGTAGTAGATCACTATCATTATGATATTGATAGTGATTTATTGGGAGAAGTCATTAAATAAGCAGTAAAATATACCGAGATCTAGCGCTGTTTTAATAGCGTCTGATAAGCATCTGGCGTATCGATATCATGCAGTATTTCAGCACTTTCAAGAGTAACAAACGTCGGGTTACTGCTCATCACTAACTTTTTCATTTTACTATCAAGAGGCTGAGACAGTAGCACTGAACGCCATTTGTTAGGAAAAATAACTGGATGACCATTTTTGTCACCATAAATTGGCATCACGACCTCATCTCCACGTTGCTGCCACATCTGTTCATAAATATGATAGGTCAAACAAGGTAAATCACCATGGGCGATAAAAAAGTGTTCTGTCTCCACTTCAGCAACACCACGCTGAATCGAACTAAACATCCCAGATAAATAAGTTTCATTAGTTACCACTAAGATCTCAGCACGGTCTTGATAGCGTTCAATCAATTGCTCAGCATTAAACCCCGCCACAAGAATCACTCGACGACAAAAAGTTAAAGCATTATCGATACTTATATCAAGGATTGTCCCTTCTTTATAAGGTAACATCATCTTCCAGTCACCCATTCGAGAAGATAGACCCGCTGCAGGCATTACACAGTCAATGTCATACTGTTTGGTCGTCATTTTTTATTAACCTTTTATTTTGATGAGAAGTTTCATGATGGAAAAATTTTTACTGCCTAATTCAGATCTATTGACACCGATCACCATTTCATTAATTGGCGGAGGAGGGAAAACCTCTTTAACATTTTGGCTCGCCCAACAAATGGCAGCACAAGGACATAAAGTCTTAGTCTCTACTACAACCAAGATGTTCGTACCGACCTCAGATCAAATATCTAACTTAGTGATTAATAGTGACAATGAGAAATTACTATCACTATTACAATCTGACACTCAAATTGATAGTCACTCAATTACCTACTGTGCCAGTAAAATAGATTATGACAAAGATAAGGTCTTGGGTGTTGATCCGGAATTAATTAATCATATAAAAAACCTCGATTTGTTCACAGTTCTAATCATTGAGGCAGATGGAGCACGAAGAAGACCCATCAAAGCACCACTAGGGCATGAACCTTGCATTCCTTCAAGTACAGATATTGTTATTGCGGTAACGGGGGGAAGTGGTACTCCAACCTATTGATAGTAAGAACTTTCATCGATGGGAACACTTCTCAACCATTACTGGATCAATCGAGGGCGAGCTATTAGGCAGAAATAGACTGACCTCATTGATCAATCATCCCAACGGTATGTTTCAAGGGGTGACAATTGCAACAAAAATGATTTGGGCAATCAACAAAAGTGATTTACTTGAGGATTATCAAGCCACATTAAGATTGGCAAATGAAATTCTCAATGATTGTCCGGCATTGAGTCAAGTGTGGCTAACGTCGATGATTAATAACAATTCTGAACCTAAATTAGAACAGGTAGTAAGAACAGAATAACGTCTTTGATTTATATTAATGTTGCTGGCAGGTCGCCAATAACATTGAATAAGAGAGATATTCATGTTCTGAACTACCAAACATTAAAGGCAGACTATCATGAATATCTTTTCACACGCAGCAGAATTAGAAAAACAAAATATTCCCTTTGCACTCGCAAACATTATTGAGACTCGAGGCTCAACACCCCGTCATTCAGGGCAAATGATTATAAAACAAGATGGTTCAATTGTCGGAACCGTGGGTGGCGGTATGATTGAGCGTCATGTAATTGATCAATCAATTGAAGCGATTCAAGAAGGTAAAGCACGCATGGTGCAAGGACGAATGGCACAAACAGGCGCACAAGCCATGGGAATGGATTGCGGTGGAGCAATGAGTGTCTTTGTCGATGTTTATGGGGTTCGCCCTCGTCTTATTCTGATTGGCGGAGGTCATGTTAACCGTTCTATTGCCCACTGCGCCAACACCTTAGGTTTTGCTGTCACCGTCGCTGATAATTATATTGGTAGCTTAGATCCACAACAATTTCCTGAAGGGACTCGCCTAGTCCTCGGTGACACAATGATTGATGCGATAGATAAAACAGATATCGATCAAAACAGCTACGTGGTTATCGCCACTAATCATCAAGATAAAGATGCTATTTGTCACGTGATTGAAAAGCCCACTTTCTACACAGGTTTACTCGCCAGCAAGCGTAAAGTTCAAACCTTCTTTAACTCATTAAGAGACAACGGAATTAGTCAGGATCGATTAGATAAAATCCACTCTCCTATTGGCCTGAACATTGGAGCAGAAACCCCCGAAGAGCTTGCCATTAGTGTGATGGCTGAAGTGTTAAAGTTCAAAAATCAAGCTAGTGGTGAACAGTTGAAAGATGATGTTCGCTTACAGCAAGATAAATTAGTCTTTATGCGTGGAGCGGGTGATATGGCAACCGGTGTTGCTCTTAGACTGCATAAAGCGGGTTTCAAAGTCATCATGAGTGATATCGAAAAGCCAACTGTGATTCGTCGTACAGTGGCGTTTGCTCAAGCTATTTTTGATCAACACAGTACCGTCGAAGGTGTTACCGCAGAAAAAGCAAATAACTTAAAAGAGACATATGCCATTTTAGAGCGCGGCAATATTCCTGTACTGGTCGATGCTGAAGGCGTTAGTTTAAAAGCTTTAAAACCACGGTTTGTTGTTGATGCTATTTTAGCAAAACAGAACTTAGGCACAACAAAGGATATGGCATCGATTACCATTGCCTTAGGCCCCGGCTTTAATGCAGGCGTTGATTGCGATGCGGTTATCGAAACAAATCGCGGTCATCATTTAGGACAAATTATTTATCACGGTGAAACACAACCAAATACGGGGATTCCGGGCAGTATTGTCGGTTACTCCCACCAGCGCGTCATGCGAGCACCCGTCGCAGGTATCTTCCGTAGTGAGCTATCACTTGGCGATTTAGTTAATGAAGGCGATTTAATTGCCATGATTGATGAAACGCCCATTTTTTCGCCATTAACTGGAATGATTCGCGGTTTACTCAATAATGACTTAACGGTCACTGAAGGTTTTAAAGTGGGTGATATCGATCCCCGTGGCGTAGATGCTGATTATACAACGGCATCTGACAAAGCTAGAGCCATCAGCGGAAGTGTCTTGGAAGCGATGTTAACGTTAGAGCAACAGTTATAGGCTGTTTTCAAACCTAAAAAAGTAGGAGTTGCTGCGTAACGAGCGGCAACTCCAATTACATTGGGTATATATATCATCTCATTCACGCTACTTTTTTATGAAACAATACTCATTCACATTGTCTAATAATCGTCTGTTTGTTATTGTTATTTTCTACTTTAATAACCAATGTATTGAATGAAAATGGACTTATATTCTCTCTTTGAACAATTTGAAATTAACTATAAAAAATTTGACCATCCTGCCGTATATACCTGTGATCAAGCAAATGAACTAGGTTTAGATATTCCAGGCATCAGCACAAAAAACCTCTTTTTAAAAGATAGAAAAGGAAGAAATCACTTCTTGGTGGTTATGTCTGATAATAAAGAGTTAAAGTTAAACCTCCTCTCAGAACAGCTAGGTGTTAATAAGCTAAGTTTTGCTTCTTCGGAACGACTCGATAAATATTTAGCGTCTAAACCCGGTTCAGTTTCTATTCTTGATATTCTCTCTGATCCTAATCACGAAGTTGAATTGATTATTGACCAAGATGTTTGGAATTCTGAACAGGTGCAATGCCACCCCAAAACCAATACTTCAACTCTCGTTCTCTCTCTTGAAGATATTAAAAAATTATTTAATACTCAAAATCGAGAAGCTAACGTGTATAAGCTATAATCATCATGACATTATTTGCTTGAGTAACATTATGAATAAAAAACTTGATACCCTTCATCATACTGCAATACAAGTCGAGAATATTGCAGAATCTGTGACTTGGTACACTGAGAACTTTAATTGTGATGTTACTTACCAAGATGGGAGTTGGGCTTTATTACAATTTGAAAATACTGCTTTAGCTTTAGTTTTACCCAGTCAGCACCCATATCACTTTGCAATTATTAAAGAAAATATCGATAAATATGGTCAAGCTAAAACTCATCGGGATCAAACTCGTTCCGTTTATATTCAAGATAAAGATCATAATTACATCGAAATACTAAAACTATCACAAACAGAATCTAATTCTATTAAATAACAAAGAGTAAAGTAAACATGTCTAAAAATAGTCCAGTAGTCAAAGATGTTTTTGTCGCATTTCAAATTATCCCAAGACTCAAAGAGGGAAATAACTTCGAAGTTGTCGATAAAGCAATTGAAGTGGTCAAAAACGCGGATGTTCCTTTCCAAGTAGGTGCCATGGAGACAACAATGAAAGGCGAACTAAACCATCTATTAGAGATCATTAAAGACGCCCAACAGGCGTGTTATGATGCCGGTGCATTAGAGGTCATTACCAATATTAAAATCCATAGTAAAACCGAAGCAGCTACTGATACCTTTTGTACTTACGATCGCGGTGTTACCAAAGCTAATCATATGTTTGTTGATAAATAAAAATATGAAAATCGATGAGATCACAGTATCACATTGAAATCTCATCGACTTTCGTTTTTATTTAAGTTTTTTGACGTTTACATCATCACTTGAAAATAACGAATTATCTTAATTTGTTGCCGTGATTAACTCTTCTTTTTTAGTAATCATCTTATTAATCATAAAACTAATAATCGCAATCACAATTGCCCATTGCCATAATGCAATGATATTCAACGACAATGCATAACCAATTAATGTCGCGGTAACCACACCAATAAAGCCCGGTAATAAGAAGCTATGATTCAATACATACTTACCAATCTTTGTTGTGCCCGAACGGTCAAAAGTAATTGCCGCGAGATCACTTGGATAGAATGGGAAGAAGAAGTAAGCATAACAGGCTGGTAACACACCAATTAATACTTCAGCTGGGATACCTAAAGCAAAGCCAAGTGGTAACATAATAGTTAATACCGCAGCTTGGCTTTTCAGGAATACCGAGCTGGCAAACATTGCAATCGCAAAGCTCCAAGGGTGAGACTTAACAACACCTTCTACTAAACTAATAATGTAAGGTTTATTGTAAGAGATGATCGTGTCACTCATCCAAGCAATACCAAATATGATAATAACCGCCGTCATACCTGCAATAAAGACATTACTGTTAACGATTTTCTTCGGCTCTACTTTGGTGATTAACAGAATAATCGCGCCTACAGAAAGCATTAAGAACTGAATCGCGACTGACATTTTTACGCCTTCAGGAAGCAGACCTAAACTCTTGCCAAACATCGCCACAAAAATAACACTTAAAATACCCAATACAAAGATCATCAACCCTTTCTTCGCCGTATCTTGAGCAGCTTTTGGTGCTTGCTCATCAACAGGTTCAGATTCATCAATTAACTGTGCTTTAAACTCTGGGTTTTCACAACGCTTAATGAACTCAGGATCATTAGCCAGATCTTTACCACGGTTTAAACTCCAAGCTGAAGCAATAATCACACCGGTTAATGTTGCAGGAATTGTCACCATTAAGACATCCACTAAACCAATATCAAGGTTATTGGTGGTTGCCGTTGCCATCACAACGGCGGCCGCGGCAGCAATAGGGCTGGCAGTAATCCCCATTTGAGATGCTACGGTTGCCATTGCCATTGGACGCTCAGGACGAATCCCTTTCTTATAAGCCACATCATAAATCACAGGAAGT
It encodes the following:
- a CDS encoding thiamine-binding protein yields the protein MSKNSPVVKDVFVAFQIIPRLKEGNNFEVVDKAIEVVKNADVPFQVGAMETTMKGELNHLLEIIKDAQQACYDAGALEVITNIKIHSKTEAATDTFCTYDRGVTKANHMFVDK
- a CDS encoding anaerobic C4-dicarboxylate transporter, which gives rise to MFYIHMLLLLSVIFIGIRYGGVAFGLLGGLGVSVLAFVFDVAPGKPPISVMLIILAVVAASATLEATGGLKLLVNYAEKLLRKHPNKIVFLGPLCTYSLTVLVGTGHSVYPLLPVIYDVAYKKGIRPERPMAMATVASQMGITASPIAAAAAVVMATATTNNLDIGLVDVLMVTIPATLTGVIIASAWSLNRGKDLANDPEFIKRCENPEFKAQLIDESEPVDEQAPKAAQDTAKKGLMIFVLGILSVIFVAMFGKSLGLLPEGVKMSVAIQFLMLSVGAIILLITKVEPKKIVNSNVFIAGMTAVIIIFGIAWMSDTIISYNKPYIISLVEGVVKSHPWSFAIAMFASSVFLKSQAAVLTIMLPLGFALGIPAEVLIGVLPACYAYFFFPFYPSDLAAITFDRSGTTKIGKYVLNHSFLLPGFIGVVTATLIGYALSLNIIALWQWAIVIAIISFMINKMITKKEELITATN